The Populus trichocarpa isolate Nisqually-1 chromosome 2, P.trichocarpa_v4.1, whole genome shotgun sequence genome has a window encoding:
- the LOC7471138 gene encoding transcriptional corepressor LEUNIG_HOMOLOG isoform X2, translating to MAQQSNWEADKMLDVYIHDYLLKRKLHNSAKAFMAEGKVATDPVAIDAPGGFLFEWWSVFWDIFIARTNEKHSDAAAAYIEAQQSKTREQQQMQLQLMQRHNAQMQRRDPSHPALSSSLNAMNPEGMMGQPSASVLAMKMYEERMKHPHSMDSETSPALIDANRLSLLKSPTVQQGQLAQGNSGNMSALQQIQARTPLITDIKSEINLGPTQKSLPMDPSSIYGQAILQSKSGLGGAGLNQGVTGLPPLKGWPLTGIEHLRPSLGGQMQKPNLQTQNQFLLASQQQQVLAQAQAQSNLGNSANYGDLDPRRLSQLPRSSLNAKDGQSTRNDGSICSPVQSSSPKMKMTQMQHPSSQQQDQLQQQQQTNRKRKQHSSSGPANSTCTGNTAGPSPNSPPSTHTPGDGMRTTSSFQHAKSVPKSLMMYGPEGTGSLASSSNIMEDMDRFGDIAALDDSMEQFLAPDGDGRDLYGTVKQSLSENQKESSKGFTFGEVGCIRTRNSKVTCCHFSSDGKLLASAGHDKKVVLWNMDNLQTENTTEEHKSVITDVRFRPNSSQLATSSVDKSVRLWDANNPSYCLHEYTGHSSPIMSLDFHPKKTDLFCFSDYDNEIRYWNINPFTSVRVSKGGNAQVRFQPRDGHLLAAASEKVVTIFDVETDRQIHSFQGHSEMVNYICWDSTGDILASVSQNLVKIWSMASGDCIQELSSNGNQFHSCVFHPSYSTLLVIGGISISPVIPWLRHWFMVVVMLVQK from the exons ATGGCGCAGCAGAGTAATTGGGAAGCAGATAAGAT GCTTGATGTATATATTCATGATTATTTGCTGAAGAGAAAATTGCATAATTCTGCGAAAGCTTTTATGGCGGAAGGGAAGGTTGCCACTGATCCAGTAG caATTGATGCACCTGGAGGATTTCTGTTTGAATGGTGGTCTGTCTTCTGGGATATTTTTATAGCAAGGACCAATGAAAAACATTCTGACGCTGCTGCGGCATATATAGAG GCACAACAAAGTAAGACAAGGGAGCAACAACAGATGCAATTGCAACTCATGCAGCGTCACAATGCTCAGATGCAGCGAAGGGATCCTAGTCATCCAGCTCTTTCTAGTTCTCTAAATGCTATGAACCCTGAAGGGATGATGGGGCAGCCATCAGCCAGTGTATTGGCTATGAAAATGTATGAAGAACGTATGAAACACCCTCACTCTATGGACTCTGAGACATCACCAGCTCTAATTGATGCCAATAGGCTGTCCCTGCTTAAATCACCAACTGTTCAACAAGG CCAGCTAGCACAGGGTAATTCTGGGAACATGTCGGCTTTGCAGCAAATCCAGGCTCGAACTCCACTGATAACT GACATCAAAAGTGAGATTAATTTGGGCCCAACTCAGAAAAGTTTGCCTATGGATCCCTCATCCATCTATGGACAAGCAATTTTGCAATCAAAGTCTGGTCTAGGTGGAGCAG GACTAAATCAAGGTGTTACTGGTCTTCCTCCATTGAAGGGCTGGCCACTAACt GGAATCGAGCATTTACGGCCAAGTTTGGGTGGACAAATGCAGAAGCCTAATCTGCAGACTCAAAATCAGTTTCTTTTGGCTTCACAACAACAGCAGGTCTTGGCACAGGCTCAAGCACAAAGCAACCTTGGAAATTCAGCTAACTATGGAGACTTGGATCCACGAAGGCTAAGTCAGTTGCCTAGAAGTAGCTTGAATGCAAAAGATGGCCAATCCACAAGAAATGATGGGTCTATATGTTCTCCAGTTCAATCAAGTTCACCAAAG ATGAAGATGACCCAGATGCAGCACCCTTCGTCTCAACAGCAGGACCaattgcagcagcagcagcag ACTAACAGGAAAAGGAAGCAACACTCCTCTTCTGGACCTGCTAACAGCACCTGTACAGGAAATACAGCGGGTCCATCACCCAACTCTCCTCCATCAACTCATACCCCTGGTGATGGAATGCGAACAACCAGTAGTTTTCAGCATGCTAAAAGTGTGCCAAAAAGCTTGATGATGTATGGTCCAGAAGGGACTGGAAGTCTTGCATCATCTTCCAATATAAtg GAAGACATGGATCGTTTTGGAGATATTGCTGCTCTAGATGATAGTATGGAACAGTTTCTTGCACCCGATGGAGATGGAAGGGACTTGTATGGAACAGTAAAGCAAAGTCTCAGTGAGAACCAAAAGGAGTCTTCTAAAG GTTTTACTTTTGGTGAGGTTGGCTGCATACGGACAAGAAATAGCAAGGTCACTTGCTGTCATTTTTCTTCAGATGGAAAGTTGCTGGCCAGTGCTGGACATGACAAGAAG GTTGTCCTGTGGAACATGGATAACCTGCAAACAGAGAACACCACTGAAGAGCATAAATCAGTCATCACAGATGTTCGTTTCAGGCCAAATTCGTCTCAGTTGGCTACATCTTCAGTTGATAAATCTGTGCGATTATGGGATGCAAACAAT CCGAGCTATTGTTTGCATGAGTATACAGGGCATAGTTCACCTATCATGTCTCTAGACTTCCACCCCAAGAAAACTGATCTTTTCTGTTTTAGTGACTATGACAACGAGATTCGTTATTGGAACATCAATCCATTCACAAGTGTTCGTGTCTCTAAG GGAGGGAATGCACAAGTGAGATTTCAACCTAGAGATGGACATCTACTAGCTGCAGCATCAGAAAAAGTGGTGACCATCTTTGATGTCGAAACTGATAGGCAGATTCACTCATTCCAG GGGCATTCTGAAATGGTAAACTACATATGCTGGGATTCAACTGGAGATATTTTGGCTTCGGTTAGTCAGAACTTGGTGAAGATTTGGTCGATGGCCTCAGGGGATTGCATTCAAGAGCTCAGCTCCAATGGGAACCAGTTTCATTCTTGTGTTTTCCATCCAAGTTACTCCACTCTCTTGGTTATCGGAGGAATCTCA ATATCACCTGTCATTCCATGGTTAAGACATTGGTTCATGGTAGTAGTGATGTTAGTACAGAAATAG
- the LOC7471138 gene encoding transcriptional corepressor LEUNIG_HOMOLOG isoform X1, with the protein MAQQSNWEADKMLDVYIHDYLLKRKLHNSAKAFMAEGKVATDPVAIDAPGGFLFEWWSVFWDIFIARTNEKHSDAAAAYIEAQQSKTREQQQMQLQLMQRHNAQMQRRDPSHPALSSSLNAMNPEGMMGQPSASVLAMKMYEERMKHPHSMDSETSPALIDANRLSLLKSPTVQQGQLAQGNSGNMSALQQIQARTPLITDIKSEINLGPTQKSLPMDPSSIYGQAILQSKSGLGGAGLNQGVTGLPPLKGWPLTGIEHLRPSLGGQMQKPNLQTQNQFLLASQQQQVLAQAQAQSNLGNSANYGDLDPRRLSQLPRSSLNAKDGQSTRNDGSICSPVQSSSPKMKMTQMQHPSSQQQDQLQQQQQTNRKRKQHSSSGPANSTCTGNTAGPSPNSPPSTHTPGDGMRTTSSFQHAKSVPKSLMMYGPEGTGSLASSSNIMEDMDRFGDIAALDDSMEQFLAPDGDGRDLYGTVKQSLSENQKESSKGFTFGEVGCIRTRNSKVTCCHFSSDGKLLASAGHDKKVVLWNMDNLQTENTTEEHKSVITDVRFRPNSSQLATSSVDKSVRLWDANNPSYCLHEYTGHSSPIMSLDFHPKKTDLFCFSDYDNEIRYWNINPFTSVRVSKGGNAQVRFQPRDGHLLAAASEKVVTIFDVETDRQIHSFQGHSEMVNYICWDSTGDILASVSQNLVKIWSMASGDCIQELSSNGNQFHSCVFHPSYSTLLVIGGISSLELWNMAENKSMTIPGHENIIAALAQSPVTGMVASASHDSTVKLWK; encoded by the exons ATGGCGCAGCAGAGTAATTGGGAAGCAGATAAGAT GCTTGATGTATATATTCATGATTATTTGCTGAAGAGAAAATTGCATAATTCTGCGAAAGCTTTTATGGCGGAAGGGAAGGTTGCCACTGATCCAGTAG caATTGATGCACCTGGAGGATTTCTGTTTGAATGGTGGTCTGTCTTCTGGGATATTTTTATAGCAAGGACCAATGAAAAACATTCTGACGCTGCTGCGGCATATATAGAG GCACAACAAAGTAAGACAAGGGAGCAACAACAGATGCAATTGCAACTCATGCAGCGTCACAATGCTCAGATGCAGCGAAGGGATCCTAGTCATCCAGCTCTTTCTAGTTCTCTAAATGCTATGAACCCTGAAGGGATGATGGGGCAGCCATCAGCCAGTGTATTGGCTATGAAAATGTATGAAGAACGTATGAAACACCCTCACTCTATGGACTCTGAGACATCACCAGCTCTAATTGATGCCAATAGGCTGTCCCTGCTTAAATCACCAACTGTTCAACAAGG CCAGCTAGCACAGGGTAATTCTGGGAACATGTCGGCTTTGCAGCAAATCCAGGCTCGAACTCCACTGATAACT GACATCAAAAGTGAGATTAATTTGGGCCCAACTCAGAAAAGTTTGCCTATGGATCCCTCATCCATCTATGGACAAGCAATTTTGCAATCAAAGTCTGGTCTAGGTGGAGCAG GACTAAATCAAGGTGTTACTGGTCTTCCTCCATTGAAGGGCTGGCCACTAACt GGAATCGAGCATTTACGGCCAAGTTTGGGTGGACAAATGCAGAAGCCTAATCTGCAGACTCAAAATCAGTTTCTTTTGGCTTCACAACAACAGCAGGTCTTGGCACAGGCTCAAGCACAAAGCAACCTTGGAAATTCAGCTAACTATGGAGACTTGGATCCACGAAGGCTAAGTCAGTTGCCTAGAAGTAGCTTGAATGCAAAAGATGGCCAATCCACAAGAAATGATGGGTCTATATGTTCTCCAGTTCAATCAAGTTCACCAAAG ATGAAGATGACCCAGATGCAGCACCCTTCGTCTCAACAGCAGGACCaattgcagcagcagcagcag ACTAACAGGAAAAGGAAGCAACACTCCTCTTCTGGACCTGCTAACAGCACCTGTACAGGAAATACAGCGGGTCCATCACCCAACTCTCCTCCATCAACTCATACCCCTGGTGATGGAATGCGAACAACCAGTAGTTTTCAGCATGCTAAAAGTGTGCCAAAAAGCTTGATGATGTATGGTCCAGAAGGGACTGGAAGTCTTGCATCATCTTCCAATATAAtg GAAGACATGGATCGTTTTGGAGATATTGCTGCTCTAGATGATAGTATGGAACAGTTTCTTGCACCCGATGGAGATGGAAGGGACTTGTATGGAACAGTAAAGCAAAGTCTCAGTGAGAACCAAAAGGAGTCTTCTAAAG GTTTTACTTTTGGTGAGGTTGGCTGCATACGGACAAGAAATAGCAAGGTCACTTGCTGTCATTTTTCTTCAGATGGAAAGTTGCTGGCCAGTGCTGGACATGACAAGAAG GTTGTCCTGTGGAACATGGATAACCTGCAAACAGAGAACACCACTGAAGAGCATAAATCAGTCATCACAGATGTTCGTTTCAGGCCAAATTCGTCTCAGTTGGCTACATCTTCAGTTGATAAATCTGTGCGATTATGGGATGCAAACAAT CCGAGCTATTGTTTGCATGAGTATACAGGGCATAGTTCACCTATCATGTCTCTAGACTTCCACCCCAAGAAAACTGATCTTTTCTGTTTTAGTGACTATGACAACGAGATTCGTTATTGGAACATCAATCCATTCACAAGTGTTCGTGTCTCTAAG GGAGGGAATGCACAAGTGAGATTTCAACCTAGAGATGGACATCTACTAGCTGCAGCATCAGAAAAAGTGGTGACCATCTTTGATGTCGAAACTGATAGGCAGATTCACTCATTCCAG GGGCATTCTGAAATGGTAAACTACATATGCTGGGATTCAACTGGAGATATTTTGGCTTCGGTTAGTCAGAACTTGGTGAAGATTTGGTCGATGGCCTCAGGGGATTGCATTCAAGAGCTCAGCTCCAATGGGAACCAGTTTCATTCTTGTGTTTTCCATCCAAGTTACTCCACTCTCTTGGTTATCGGAGGAATCTCA TCGCTGGAGCTATGGAACATGGCCGAGAATAAGAGCATGACAATCCCGGGGCATGAGAACATAATCGCAGCCCTGGCGCAGTCACCTGTCACTGGGATGGTTGCTTCTGCAAGCCATGACAGCACTGTCAAGTTATGGAAATAA
- the LOC7471138 gene encoding transcriptional corepressor LEUNIG_HOMOLOG isoform X3, whose product MQLQLMQRHNAQMQRRDPSHPALSSSLNAMNPEGMMGQPSASVLAMKMYEERMKHPHSMDSETSPALIDANRLSLLKSPTVQQGQLAQGNSGNMSALQQIQARTPLITDIKSEINLGPTQKSLPMDPSSIYGQAILQSKSGLGGAGLNQGVTGLPPLKGWPLTGIEHLRPSLGGQMQKPNLQTQNQFLLASQQQQVLAQAQAQSNLGNSANYGDLDPRRLSQLPRSSLNAKDGQSTRNDGSICSPVQSSSPKMKMTQMQHPSSQQQDQLQQQQQTNRKRKQHSSSGPANSTCTGNTAGPSPNSPPSTHTPGDGMRTTSSFQHAKSVPKSLMMYGPEGTGSLASSSNIMEDMDRFGDIAALDDSMEQFLAPDGDGRDLYGTVKQSLSENQKESSKGFTFGEVGCIRTRNSKVTCCHFSSDGKLLASAGHDKKVVLWNMDNLQTENTTEEHKSVITDVRFRPNSSQLATSSVDKSVRLWDANNPSYCLHEYTGHSSPIMSLDFHPKKTDLFCFSDYDNEIRYWNINPFTSVRVSKGGNAQVRFQPRDGHLLAAASEKVVTIFDVETDRQIHSFQGHSEMVNYICWDSTGDILASVSQNLVKIWSMASGDCIQELSSNGNQFHSCVFHPSYSTLLVIGGISSLELWNMAENKSMTIPGHENIIAALAQSPVTGMVASASHDSTVKLWK is encoded by the exons ATGCAATTGCAACTCATGCAGCGTCACAATGCTCAGATGCAGCGAAGGGATCCTAGTCATCCAGCTCTTTCTAGTTCTCTAAATGCTATGAACCCTGAAGGGATGATGGGGCAGCCATCAGCCAGTGTATTGGCTATGAAAATGTATGAAGAACGTATGAAACACCCTCACTCTATGGACTCTGAGACATCACCAGCTCTAATTGATGCCAATAGGCTGTCCCTGCTTAAATCACCAACTGTTCAACAAGG CCAGCTAGCACAGGGTAATTCTGGGAACATGTCGGCTTTGCAGCAAATCCAGGCTCGAACTCCACTGATAACT GACATCAAAAGTGAGATTAATTTGGGCCCAACTCAGAAAAGTTTGCCTATGGATCCCTCATCCATCTATGGACAAGCAATTTTGCAATCAAAGTCTGGTCTAGGTGGAGCAG GACTAAATCAAGGTGTTACTGGTCTTCCTCCATTGAAGGGCTGGCCACTAACt GGAATCGAGCATTTACGGCCAAGTTTGGGTGGACAAATGCAGAAGCCTAATCTGCAGACTCAAAATCAGTTTCTTTTGGCTTCACAACAACAGCAGGTCTTGGCACAGGCTCAAGCACAAAGCAACCTTGGAAATTCAGCTAACTATGGAGACTTGGATCCACGAAGGCTAAGTCAGTTGCCTAGAAGTAGCTTGAATGCAAAAGATGGCCAATCCACAAGAAATGATGGGTCTATATGTTCTCCAGTTCAATCAAGTTCACCAAAG ATGAAGATGACCCAGATGCAGCACCCTTCGTCTCAACAGCAGGACCaattgcagcagcagcagcag ACTAACAGGAAAAGGAAGCAACACTCCTCTTCTGGACCTGCTAACAGCACCTGTACAGGAAATACAGCGGGTCCATCACCCAACTCTCCTCCATCAACTCATACCCCTGGTGATGGAATGCGAACAACCAGTAGTTTTCAGCATGCTAAAAGTGTGCCAAAAAGCTTGATGATGTATGGTCCAGAAGGGACTGGAAGTCTTGCATCATCTTCCAATATAAtg GAAGACATGGATCGTTTTGGAGATATTGCTGCTCTAGATGATAGTATGGAACAGTTTCTTGCACCCGATGGAGATGGAAGGGACTTGTATGGAACAGTAAAGCAAAGTCTCAGTGAGAACCAAAAGGAGTCTTCTAAAG GTTTTACTTTTGGTGAGGTTGGCTGCATACGGACAAGAAATAGCAAGGTCACTTGCTGTCATTTTTCTTCAGATGGAAAGTTGCTGGCCAGTGCTGGACATGACAAGAAG GTTGTCCTGTGGAACATGGATAACCTGCAAACAGAGAACACCACTGAAGAGCATAAATCAGTCATCACAGATGTTCGTTTCAGGCCAAATTCGTCTCAGTTGGCTACATCTTCAGTTGATAAATCTGTGCGATTATGGGATGCAAACAAT CCGAGCTATTGTTTGCATGAGTATACAGGGCATAGTTCACCTATCATGTCTCTAGACTTCCACCCCAAGAAAACTGATCTTTTCTGTTTTAGTGACTATGACAACGAGATTCGTTATTGGAACATCAATCCATTCACAAGTGTTCGTGTCTCTAAG GGAGGGAATGCACAAGTGAGATTTCAACCTAGAGATGGACATCTACTAGCTGCAGCATCAGAAAAAGTGGTGACCATCTTTGATGTCGAAACTGATAGGCAGATTCACTCATTCCAG GGGCATTCTGAAATGGTAAACTACATATGCTGGGATTCAACTGGAGATATTTTGGCTTCGGTTAGTCAGAACTTGGTGAAGATTTGGTCGATGGCCTCAGGGGATTGCATTCAAGAGCTCAGCTCCAATGGGAACCAGTTTCATTCTTGTGTTTTCCATCCAAGTTACTCCACTCTCTTGGTTATCGGAGGAATCTCA TCGCTGGAGCTATGGAACATGGCCGAGAATAAGAGCATGACAATCCCGGGGCATGAGAACATAATCGCAGCCCTGGCGCAGTCACCTGTCACTGGGATGGTTGCTTCTGCAAGCCATGACAGCACTGTCAAGTTATGGAAATAA